The genomic stretch CTCACCTGTCCTAACGACCGCTCTCTGAGCGTTACGTTGAGCGGAACGTCGGCTACTGGTCGCTCCCCAGCGACTACTCGCCCATTGACACGGACTGTCTCATTGAAACCTACAGAGGAGGTTGAACTCGAAACCTCGATTGTTGCGGGGACTCCCTCCACATTGATGGGAACCGGTGTCTGTGTCCCGAGGTACGCACTCTCCTCTGCTGGTACGTACTGGAGATACACTTCTGTCGAATTACGCGCAATGAGCTGTGGACTGTACTCAACGAAGAATTGACCGTCTGCGTCCGTTCTGGCTTCGTATGATTGCTCGCCCACAACGACCGTAATTGTCCGGTCTGCAATCGGCTCGCCCTGGCTCGTCAGCCTCGCTTGTATCCGCATCGGGTTAAGGAACGAACTGCTTGGTTCCGCTTCGGTTACTGTGACCTCCGTCGGAACGAACGTACTTTGCCTGGCGTTCATTTGGCGTTCCGACACCGAGGTCTGAACACGTTCGATGCGGCTCGTGGTCGCTGCGAGGTCAACGTCCGTCTGTTCTTCCAGCTGGGTGTAGTTCGCCTGTAGATAGGTTGCGTTCTCGGTAGCCCATTCACCTAACTGGTTGACCCGACGAGCGAGCTGTCGTGTTCCCGTCTCGTTCCCACCAGAACGGGCCTGGAGATAGTCGACGTACGTTTCATCGAACTCGGCGACTGTCGCGGCGTATTGGTCGTGTGCTCGACTCGCCGCGCGGTAGTTGGCAACGGATTGCTCAGCCTTCTCGTCGTTACGGAGCTCAGCAACGGCTCTGTACTTTTGCAGCACTGATTCGTACTCGTCGCCGAACACTTGTTGCGCCGCTTCGTATTCTTCCTGAGCTATAAGAATCGATCCCTGGTCGTGGTGCGCGACGAGACGACTTTCGAGTCCACTCTGCAACTCGTCGAGAGTGTCCTCGTCGCTGGTCTCATCCGGGTTCTGATGCCGAATTGAGGAATTATTGACCTGTGGATATGTCTGTGGATTCTCACGCGTCTCAGTTATCGAGGAGAACTCACTAGTCGATACGTCGGTTGCTCGATTACTGTCGCCCTGTAAAGGTGTACCCTGTGGGTGCGGTGCTGCCATCACGCTCATGGGTGTCGTGCCGACGAGCACAGCTACGGCTACAGTGACGACCACCAGCGAACGCGTGAGCGTCCAGATGCGCTGCACAGGTGTCTGTCGTGGTGACGGTACATTATCGTTCTCTTTGCCTGTCGGTTACGAACCCGTAGATTCAATTACTGGTGAAAACAATACCATCGAAACGTGAGCCCAACATCGGAGTTCTGGGCAGCTGTAGGGGTGGTCGGTATACTCTACGTTGCCGGAATCCTTGGTAATCTCCCTCTCTTGATCTTCGCAGGTTCAGGCCTGACAGCGTGGCTTCTCATCTCGGCAATGCTAACGAGTTCCACTTTGGTCGAAACCCATGACTCGGTTTCAGTACACGTTGTATCTGATACAAAGCAGGTAGCACTTGGTGAACAAATTAAGCTCCCGGTGACCGTTTCGGCATCTGAACCAGTTAGCCATCCGGTCACGGTCGATGTGGAGTTTCCGGCCGGCATCGACGCGTCGAACGTCACGCTGCAGTTGTCTCCGGGTCAGTACCAAGCGCGGGAGGTCATACCAGTCTCGCTCCCTCTCGCTGGCCGGTTCACGCTCCCGAAGATGACTGTCCGCTACGTGAGTGGGGACGGATTGTTTACGCAATCAGTGTCGCTCGAGAGTGGCGTGACAATTACGGCCACTCCACGCGGTCCTGAGGGTATTCATGTCGGGACCGGTGGCGAACGCACGAAGCTCTTTGGCGGTCATAACGGGCGGTGGTATACGGACCGCGGGGACGATGTCGCTTCGACCCGTGAGTACCAACCGGGCGACGCCTTCAGACGAATCGACTGGAAGGCTACTGCTCGGCTTGATGAACCAATCGTCAGGGAGTTTGACTCCGATCAGGAGCTCCGAATTCACGTTGTGGTCGATGCACAATCACGGCTCCGGGCGGGCACGTCCGGACGGACGAAACTAGATTATCTCCGAGAAGTCGCCATGCGAACTGTTGCTGGTGCGGAGATGAACGACAACCCGCTGAGTCTGACGATTGTCAACGATGACGGGATTCAAACCGCCACTGACCTCGCTCGGACGAACGACCATTATCAACGTGCACGCGATTCGTTGCTCGCTCTTGATACAAGCGTCAGTGGGACACGCGTCGCTCCCCCACCGATTAATAGCGATAATCCAGTGTCGGCTCAGTGGAAAGCCGAGGTCTTCCGGCGCCGAGATGAAACGACGTTCACTAGGACGCTCGGTCCCTATTTCAGACGGGGTGGAAGCTTTGACCCCGGAGAGTCTGACGACCATCTGTTCAATGCCGTGCAACGACACGTTTCTAGGGGGAATGCAGGTGGTACAACCGTCATTTTCACCGATGACGAGCAGCGACGGAGGCTGATGGACATTGTCCAGCTCGCGACGTGGAAACGTGGCAAGGCGACGGTTTGTCTCACTCCGACCGCACTTTTCGACGAAGGCGATGATTCCTCAGCGCATACGTTCGAACGACTTTCTGACTTCGAGGAGTACCGTCGGAGCTTGGATCAACTCCCTGGCGTTGCAGCCCTCGAGGTCGGACCCGATAACCGTCTCAAGAGTGTCCTCAATGGT from Salinigranum halophilum encodes the following:
- a CDS encoding DUF58 domain-containing protein, producing the protein MSPTSEFWAAVGVVGILYVAGILGNLPLLIFAGSGLTAWLLISAMLTSSTLVETHDSVSVHVVSDTKQVALGEQIKLPVTVSASEPVSHPVTVDVEFPAGIDASNVTLQLSPGQYQAREVIPVSLPLAGRFTLPKMTVRYVSGDGLFTQSVSLESGVTITATPRGPEGIHVGTGGERTKLFGGHNGRWYTDRGDDVASTREYQPGDAFRRIDWKATARLDEPIVREFDSDQELRIHVVVDAQSRLRAGTSGRTKLDYLREVAMRTVAGAEMNDNPLSLTIVNDDGIQTATDLARTNDHYQRARDSLLALDTSVSGTRVAPPPINSDNPVSAQWKAEVFRRRDETTFTRTLGPYFRRGGSFDPGESDDHLFNAVQRHVSRGNAGGTTVIFTDDEQRRRLMDIVQLATWKRGKATVCLTPTALFDEGDDSSAHTFERLSDFEEYRRSLDQLPGVAALEVGPDNRLKSVLNGRNP